The following DNA comes from Simkania negevensis Z.
GTGTGTCGCGCAAATATGCTCATAAGATTCCCTTTATTCTAAAATTTAACCATAACGAACTCCTATCTTACCCTAATACTTACGATCAGGTTGTTTTTGGATCAATCAAGCAGGCCTATGACATGGGTTGTCGTGGGGTTGGAGCAACAATTTACTTTGGATCGCCAGAAAGCCGTCGCCAAATTATCGAAGTGTCTCATGCCTTTGAAGTGGCCCATCAAATGGGACTAGTGACAATCCTATGGTGTTACTTACGTAACAATGCCTTTAAAACAAGCAATCAAGACTTTCACACAGCTGCAGACCTCACTGGTCAAGCCAATCACTTAGGCTCAACCATTCAAGCCGATATTGTGAAGCAAAAGCTTCCCGAATGTAATGGGGGCTTCAAAACCCTTAAATTTGGAAAGCAGACTGAAAAGATGTACACCGAGCTTTGCTCAGATCATCCGATTGATTTGACTCGTTACCAAGTCGCAAATAGTTTCATGGGACGAATTGGCCTGATCAATTCTGGTGGTGCTTCAGGCGAAAACGACTTGCAGCAAGCAGTGATGACTGCTGTTGTCAATAAGCGTGCAGGAGGTCTTGGTCTCATATCTGGGCGCAAGGCATTCCAAAAACCGATGAAAGAGGGTGTAGAAATCTTGCATGCTATTCAAGATGTTTACAGCTGCAAAGAAGTCACAATTGCTTAAATCCGTACGGATTTAAAATTTCTTTCATTTGGGTTTTAAGTACT
Coding sequences within:
- a CDS encoding class I fructose-bisphosphate aldolase → MSYSKIQKILGDQAQHLLNHKCQTISKDQLHIPGPDWVDRIFTQSDRHIRVMQNMQEIINHGRIGGTGYVSILPVDQGIEHTAGASFAPNPAYFDPENIVKLAIEGGCNAVATTLGVLGSVSRKYAHKIPFILKFNHNELLSYPNTYDQVVFGSIKQAYDMGCRGVGATIYFGSPESRRQIIEVSHAFEVAHQMGLVTILWCYLRNNAFKTSNQDFHTAADLTGQANHLGSTIQADIVKQKLPECNGGFKTLKFGKQTEKMYTELCSDHPIDLTRYQVANSFMGRIGLINSGGASGENDLQQAVMTAVVNKRAGGLGLISGRKAFQKPMKEGVEILHAIQDVYSCKEVTIA